One stretch of Candidatus Deferrimicrobium sp. DNA includes these proteins:
- a CDS encoding SLBB domain-containing protein, giving the protein METGVAPWLPPLLPERQSAFEQLVSGKVEITKVQFDIIQKDPNIKFSNSMAVPPPGSIVVAVKIVPLPEKKDPRLFQPTAQPTIQPPEIDAGYLIGTPDRIGEMFRLLGIASPYSVSMDLKHFGFDLFLEGRGGFLTTNRLPVGPDYVLGPGDVVKVRVWGKFDGAWNLAIDRDGTVRMPKVGVIALGGLSFEQAKEVLQKEFSRYYSGFEMNVTLGTLRTMSVYVVGNARQPGAYTVSSLATLVNVLIQAGGPTKSGSMRDIQIRRGGKPVAHFDMYDLLRRGDKTGDQRLLPEDVIFIPPVGPVAAIAGNVNSPGLYELKGERIVSELIDLAGGLNTVAFKGRLQIERIVENNRQVVFESDLEESKEKAVDLRSGDILKVFQVVKDERTVRIVGAVQREGDFGFRSGMTVKDLVALSGGTKYFAFLKDAELTRMHVTEAGPKVEKMTLDLEKAMAGDVQSNLALQENDQLFVRTVPE; this is encoded by the coding sequence ATGGAAACGGGGGTGGCGCCGTGGCTGCCTCCGCTATTGCCGGAACGTCAGTCCGCCTTTGAACAACTGGTCTCCGGGAAAGTGGAGATCACCAAAGTCCAGTTCGACATCATCCAGAAGGATCCGAACATCAAGTTTTCGAACAGCATGGCGGTTCCGCCCCCGGGGTCGATCGTCGTGGCCGTAAAGATCGTACCCCTCCCGGAAAAGAAGGATCCTCGACTGTTCCAGCCGACGGCCCAGCCGACGATCCAGCCGCCGGAGATCGATGCGGGCTACCTTATCGGCACCCCCGACCGGATCGGCGAGATGTTCCGCCTCCTCGGGATCGCCAGCCCCTATTCCGTCTCGATGGATCTCAAGCATTTCGGGTTTGATCTGTTCCTTGAGGGGCGCGGCGGTTTCCTCACGACCAACCGGTTACCGGTAGGTCCCGACTACGTGCTCGGCCCCGGGGACGTGGTGAAAGTCAGGGTATGGGGAAAGTTTGATGGGGCGTGGAATCTGGCGATCGACCGGGACGGCACGGTGCGGATGCCGAAAGTCGGTGTCATCGCGCTGGGGGGTCTGAGCTTCGAGCAGGCCAAGGAAGTGCTGCAGAAGGAGTTTTCCAGGTACTACAGCGGGTTCGAGATGAACGTCACCCTCGGGACGCTGCGGACGATGTCCGTCTACGTCGTGGGGAACGCCCGCCAGCCGGGAGCGTACACGGTCTCTTCCCTTGCGACGCTGGTCAACGTCCTGATCCAGGCGGGGGGACCGACCAAATCGGGATCGATGAGGGACATCCAGATCCGCCGGGGGGGGAAGCCGGTCGCGCACTTCGACATGTACGACCTCCTGCGGCGGGGAGACAAGACCGGCGACCAGCGCCTGCTGCCCGAGGACGTGATCTTCATCCCCCCGGTCGGACCGGTGGCGGCGATCGCGGGCAACGTGAACTCCCCCGGGCTGTACGAGCTGAAAGGGGAGCGGATCGTCTCGGAGTTGATCGATCTGGCGGGAGGATTGAACACGGTGGCCTTCAAGGGGCGCCTCCAGATCGAGCGGATCGTGGAGAACAACCGCCAGGTCGTGTTCGAATCCGATCTCGAGGAGTCGAAGGAGAAGGCGGTCGATCTCCGTTCCGGGGATATCCTCAAGGTCTTCCAGGTCGTCAAGGACGAGCGGACCGTCCGCATCGTCGGGGCCGTGCAGCGGGAAGGCGATTTCGGGTTCCGGTCCGGCATGACGGTAAAGGACCTGGTGGCGCTTTCGGGCGGCACGAAATATTTCGCGTTCCTGAAGGATGCGGAATTGACCCGGATGCATGTCACGGAGGCGGGGCCGAAGGTCGAGAAGATGACGCTCGACCTGGAGAAGGCAATGGCCGGGGATGTCCAGTCGAACCTGGCTCTCCAGGAGAACGACCAGCTGTTCGTCCGCACCGTTCCCGAAT
- a CDS encoding capsule assembly Wzi family protein yields the protein MEELRIFRTFAACAIGCVFLALPVVASPAGPELFLRDDPEAYVLIDKLQGLGLLPGLMTGTRGLEAREVALEAGKERHVEDPFVDGMLRFLQLEGARNLDFRIGGGLGYSNAGYVPPNAQGVPVPDGAGYRVDGFFRAAPYDWLGFQARAGAVAGNDGERTGRIEETSLRLGWPQATLEAGRFAVWYGPGRHGALLFTTNAEPLIGVRIRNPRPIAFPKPIGFLGVFQYDFFMARIDTGGPIPDSLVSGMRLALRPNRYLELGASRAMHFGGKGRDESFSTFWDILTGQRESAGNTPKGNSLASVDAQVHLPFRIQPMVLYGEYGGEDQSQPFIFTRHAWLGGIFLPSIGPFRKADLRIEYGTTLTNERGVWYQHPQYPHQYKGQILGHPMGTDARDLFLEARLFLVPSSYVELSYDRTERSFPGPAEEQRRRITGGLVAWLTRNVRAEGKAVYERFSDEGGVSGRDGSNKTIELSAAWQYR from the coding sequence ATGGAGGAATTGCGGATCTTTAGAACATTTGCCGCCTGCGCGATCGGCTGCGTTTTCCTCGCCCTGCCGGTGGTTGCCTCGCCCGCAGGGCCGGAGCTCTTCCTCCGGGACGATCCGGAGGCGTACGTCCTGATCGACAAGCTCCAGGGGCTCGGGCTCCTTCCCGGCCTCATGACGGGAACGCGCGGACTCGAGGCGCGCGAAGTGGCCCTCGAGGCGGGGAAGGAGAGGCACGTCGAGGACCCGTTCGTCGACGGGATGCTCCGGTTTCTCCAGCTCGAAGGCGCAAGGAACCTCGATTTCCGGATCGGGGGCGGGCTGGGGTACTCGAACGCCGGGTACGTCCCCCCCAACGCGCAAGGCGTCCCCGTTCCGGACGGCGCGGGATACCGGGTGGACGGCTTCTTCCGCGCCGCCCCGTACGACTGGCTCGGTTTCCAGGCGCGGGCCGGGGCCGTCGCCGGAAACGACGGCGAGCGGACGGGGCGGATCGAGGAAACGTCCCTGCGCCTGGGGTGGCCCCAGGCGACCCTCGAGGCGGGGCGCTTCGCCGTGTGGTACGGACCGGGGCGGCACGGCGCCCTCCTTTTCACGACGAACGCGGAGCCCCTGATCGGGGTCCGGATCCGCAATCCCCGCCCGATCGCCTTCCCGAAACCGATCGGCTTCCTGGGGGTGTTCCAGTACGACTTCTTCATGGCCCGGATCGACACCGGCGGTCCCATTCCCGACTCCCTGGTCTCCGGGATGCGACTTGCCCTTCGACCGAACCGCTACCTCGAGCTCGGGGCCTCCCGTGCGATGCATTTCGGGGGGAAGGGGCGGGACGAAAGCTTTTCCACCTTCTGGGATATCCTGACGGGACAGCGGGAGAGCGCCGGGAACACGCCGAAAGGAAATTCGCTGGCCTCCGTCGACGCGCAGGTCCATCTGCCGTTCCGCATCCAGCCGATGGTTCTGTACGGCGAATACGGAGGCGAGGACCAGTCGCAGCCCTTCATCTTCACCCGCCACGCCTGGTTAGGGGGGATTTTCCTGCCGTCGATCGGCCCGTTCCGGAAGGCAGACCTGCGGATCGAGTACGGCACCACCCTCACGAATGAACGCGGCGTCTGGTATCAGCACCCGCAATATCCGCACCAGTACAAAGGCCAGATCCTGGGCCATCCCATGGGCACGGACGCGCGAGACCTCTTCCTCGAGGCCCGCCTCTTTTTGGTCCCCTCCTCTTACGTCGAATTGAGTTACGATCGGACGGAACGTTCCTTCCCCGGCCCTGCCGAGGAGCAGCGCAGACGGATCACGGGCGGGCTCGTCGCCTGGCTCACAAGAAACGTCCGCGCCGAGGGGAAGGCCGTTTACGAACGATTCTCGGACGAGGGGGGCGTGTCCGGCCGCGACGGGAGCAACAAGACCATCGAGCTTTCCGCTGCTTGGCAGTACCGGTAA